The window CTCCTCCTTGTTGTTCCAGAACTCGTCGATCGGCTGTTCGTTCTCGGGTCGCACATCGAGCCAGTCATTGCATCCCGAGGCCCCGGAAACCGTCAGAAGCAGCAGGAGTGTTTTCAGAAGATTGAAAAAGTATCTCTTATTCATAACTCGCACAATTTAGAAGCTAAACGAAATGTTGAACGCGATTTTTCGGGCAGGCGGCGTACGGCTGGTGTCTATCGCCAGACCGTAGGCACCCGCTCCGACGCCCACCTCGGGGTCCTGTCCCGAATAGTCCGTCAGGGTGAACAGGTTGTAGGCCGTGGCGGAAAGCACCATGTTCATCAGCCCCAGTTTCCGGCAAAAATTCTGGGGAACGCGATAAGTCAGCGTAATGTCCTTGACCTTCAGGAACGATCCGTCCTCGACGTATTTGCTGGAACCCATCGAGTTGTAGTTCACGCCCCACAAGGCACGGGGCACGTCGGTCTGGTCACCTTCGTAGCGCCAGCGGCGAAGCACGGCCTTCGACTGGTTGTTACCGGTGTTCATATTTTCAAGGTCGTGACGCACCATATTGACAATGCTGTGTCCGAGACGGAAATGCAGCGAGGTGCGCAGCTGCCAGCCCTTGTACTTCAACACGAGACTTCCGCCTCCGGTGAGCGTCGGGAACGAAGAACCGAGGTATACGATGTCCTGCTCGTCGATCACGCCGTCGTGGTTCAGATCCCGGTACTTGGCGTCTCCGGGGCGCATGCGGGTGGTGCCGCCCACGCGGATGGGAACCGTATTGCCGTTGACATCGCGGATAAGCTCGCCCTGGGCGTCGCGGGCCAGCGTCTCGTCGTAATTCTGATAAACGCCATCGAAAATATAACCGTAGATGGAGCCGATCGGGTTGCCCTCCATGATCTTCCGGGGGTAATTGCCGTTTCCGATCGTGTATTTCTCGGCGATCATGCTTTCGGGCAGCGAGGTGATCTCGTTGACGTTGCGCGAGAGGTTGATATTGGAGAGTCCCAGCCGGAAAGCGCCTATTTTCACGATGTCGTTCAGGCTCACCGAGAACTCCCAGCCGCGGTTGCGGATGTCGCCGCCGTTATACCGGCGCACGGAGCTGTAACCGGTCGTCGATTGAATGCTCATGTTCTCCATGATCAGGTCCGAGGTTTTCTTGTCGTAGTAGTCGAAACTGAACCGGATCATATTCCGCTTGAAGGCACCCTCCAAACCCAGGTTGTACGAGGAGACGATCTCGGGTCTGAGGTTGTCGAGCTGCATCTGGTTGGGCTTGATCGAAGGACGGTCCATATAGGCGTCCTCGTATGCGAACGTACCCGTAACGAAACTTGCGGCCGGAACGCGCTCGCTCTGTCCCCAGCTGGCTTTCAGGCGCAGTTCGTCGATCCATTTCGCCTCCTTCATGAATTTTTCGTTGTTGATTCGCCAAACGGCGGAGAGCGAAGGACGGATGGCCGACCAGCGGTTATTGCGGCCGGTGTTGGAATTGGCGTTCAGACGGCCGGCGATGTTCAGGGCATAGCGTTCGTCGTACACGTAGTTCAGACTGCCCGCGAATCCGAGCGTACGCCGCTTGGCCCAGGCCGAATTCATCTTGATGATCTTGCCTTCGGACGAAGGCGAGCTGACCGCTTCGGCGCCGCTGCCGGTGGTCGTGATGCTGTAACTGTTGTTGTTGGTGGCTTCGATCTGCTCTTGAAGCGTCGCCTGAATGCTGTGCCGGTTGATGTTCACTCCGTAGTTGATATTGACATCGGCATAGGTTACGGCCTTGTTGGACTGCGCTTCGAGACCCTGGTTGTAATTCTGATTGGACCACTTCACATTCATCACCGACGAGGGCAGGAAACCGTTGGTACGGACGGCCGTGAGACGGTAAGAGATATTGGCCTTGATGTTCAGACCCTGAACCGGCGCATAGTCGATGCCGAAATTGGCAC of the Alistipes senegalensis JC50 genome contains:
- a CDS encoding SusC/RagA family TonB-linked outer membrane protein; this encodes MKNFSLLLIMAAMCLLPYFSPAQAQQSSKSAKSQKKESYTMRGVVSDSQGVLPGATVYLQNKDQRIIVGAVTGIQGEYILSVPADAKELTIVTGFVGYITQKVPYTGQRVYDVRLKEDAKSIQSIVVEGKIVRKNDQGVKRENLGTATEFLDVTQFEDMSVTSIDQMIQGRMANLDIVAASGDPGTVSTIRIRGSASLNSSNEPLIVIDGIPQDNDIDEDFNFGDANVEDFGSLLNISPNDIQSIEILKDAAATALWGPRAANGVLLITTKQGGVHKPVFSFNQKFDFAFDPKPIPLLNGPEYVTLMQDAMWNWIKDGDYDQQRVRTLTNQKDILYDRSYEYFNEFNCNTDWLDLISRNAFTSTTDFAMDGGGEVANYRFSLNYLDQDGTTKATDFARITSRLNLTIKFSRKFRVSSKFDYTESTRNQPYGSTSKDLAIGATENATNEANSVYAINDQLKKPVRNTAMIKMPNVSPWVLDQYGNPTSEYFSTPEGSIQKTFPNPLAHVLESTQRTKARTVGANFGIDYAPVQGLNIKANISYRLTAVRTNGFLPSSVMNVKWSNQNYNQGLEAQSNKAVTYADVNINYGVNINRHSIQATLQEQIEATNNNSYSITTTGSGAEAVSSPSSEGKIIKMNSAWAKRRTLGFAGSLNYVYDERYALNIAGRLNANSNTGRNNRWSAIRPSLSAVWRINNEKFMKEAKWIDELRLKASWGQSERVPAASFVTGTFAYEDAYMDRPSIKPNQMQLDNLRPEIVSSYNLGLEGAFKRNMIRFSFDYYDKKTSDLIMENMSIQSTTGYSSVRRYNGGDIRNRGWEFSVSLNDIVKIGAFRLGLSNINLSRNVNEITSLPESMIAEKYTIGNGNYPRKIMEGNPIGSIYGYIFDGVYQNYDETLARDAQGELIRDVNGNTVPIRVGGTTRMRPGDAKYRDLNHDGVIDEQDIVYLGSSFPTLTGGGSLVLKYKGWQLRTSLHFRLGHSIVNMVRHDLENMNTGNNQSKAVLRRWRYEGDQTDVPRALWGVNYNSMGSSKYVEDGSFLKVKDITLTYRVPQNFCRKLGLMNMVLSATAYNLFTLTDYSGQDPEVGVGAGAYGLAIDTSRTPPARKIAFNISFSF